From Thermoleophilia bacterium, one genomic window encodes:
- a CDS encoding zinc-ribbon domain-containing protein yields the protein MATEPEKPATTVEKRPACPGCGEPWLRPTQLPGRFRCVYCLSRYELVSQCPDCGEHQTIARMSTTEDMTCQSCGGSMLRPL from the coding sequence ATGGCGACTGAACCGGAGAAACCGGCAACCACCGTCGAGAAGCGCCCGGCCTGTCCCGGCTGCGGTGAACCGTGGCTGCGGCCGACCCAACTGCCGGGCCGGTTCCGCTGCGTCTACTGCCTCTCGCGTTACGAACTCGTGTCCCAGTGCCCCGACTGCGGTGAGCACCAGACGATCGCCCGGATGAGTACGACCGAGGACATGACCTGTCAGTCCTGCGGCGGCTCGATGCTGAGGCCCCTGTGA
- the rpe gene encoding ribulose-phosphate 3-epimerase, giving the protein MYSGIHIAPSILSADFARLGSAIEEVMAAGAKVIHFDVMDGSFVPPITIGPLVASHIADQVHEAGGVLDVHLMIDNPDRQFEEFAKAGADSITFHAEATPHAHRALGAIHELDCLAGIAINPGTPVEAVSELQGMADLILVMTVNPGWGGQAFIETSPDKVRRLKPLAGDALIEVDGGIGTVTAGQMAAAGATLMVAGSAIFGTDDPAQAFSDISTAAEGGNQ; this is encoded by the coding sequence ATCTACTCGGGCATCCACATCGCGCCCTCGATCCTTTCCGCCGACTTCGCCCGGCTGGGCTCGGCGATCGAAGAGGTGATGGCGGCCGGGGCGAAAGTCATCCACTTCGACGTGATGGACGGCAGCTTCGTCCCGCCGATCACGATCGGGCCGCTCGTCGCCTCCCACATCGCCGACCAGGTCCACGAAGCCGGCGGCGTGCTCGACGTGCACCTGATGATCGACAACCCCGACCGGCAGTTCGAAGAGTTCGCCAAGGCCGGCGCCGACAGCATCACCTTCCACGCTGAAGCGACCCCTCACGCCCACCGTGCACTCGGGGCAATTCACGAGCTCGATTGTCTGGCCGGCATCGCGATCAATCCCGGCACCCCGGTGGAAGCAGTATCCGAGCTCCAGGGCATGGCCGACCTGATCCTCGTGATGACCGTGAACCCGGGCTGGGGCGGACAGGCCTTCATCGAGACTTCGCCGGACAAGGTGCGGCGGCTCAAGCCGCTCGCCGGGGACGCCCTGATCGAGGTCGACGGCGGCATCGGCACGGTGACTGCCGGTCAGATGGCCGCGGCCGGCGCGACGCTTATGGTCGCCGGTTCGGCGATCTTCGGGACCGATGACCCCGCTCAGGCTTTCAGCGACATATCCACCGCCGCCGAAGGAGGAAACCAATGA